In Massilia sp. METH4, the genomic window GCACGACCGGCACCACCACCACGACGGGCAGTACGGGCACCACGACCACCGCCACCGGTAGCTGTTCAGTGATCCCCGAGGAGACGGGCGGCCCGTACCCGGCCGACGGCACCAACAGCAACAGCAGCGGCGTGGTCAACGTGCTCACCCAGACGGGCGTGGTGCGCAGCGACATCCGGAGCAGCTTCGGCACCATGAGCGGCACCGCCGCCGGCGTGCCGCTGACGATCAAGCTGCACATCGTGAACGCCAACAGCAGCTGCGCGGCGGCGGGCGGCTTCGCCGTCTACCTGTGGCACTGCGACCGCGACGGCAATTACTCGCTGTACTCGGGCGGCGTGACGAACCAGAACTACCTGCGCGGCGTGCAGGAAGCCGATGCGAACGGCGACATCACGTTCACCACCATTTTCCCCGGCTGTTATTCGGGCCGCATGCCGCACGTGCACTTCGAGGTCTATTCCAGCCTGGCGAAGGCGTCGAGCGCGTCGAA contains:
- a CDS encoding intradiol ring-cleavage dioxygenase, with product MAQHGHSLEEDLQTMLNATAGRRRSLRWLLAGAASLPIIGCGGSSDSAASTTDGVATGTTGTTGTTTTTGSTGTTTTATGSCSVIPEETGGPYPADGTNSNSSGVVNVLTQTGVVRSDIRSSFGTMSGTAAGVPLTIKLHIVNANSSCAAAGGFAVYLWHCDRDGNYSLYSGGVTNQNYLRGVQEADANGDITFTTIFPGCYSGRMPHVHFEVYSSLAKASSASNRVKTSQFAFPTDICNAVYATTGYSASVRNLAQISFATDNIFSDGYSLQLATVTGNATDGYVATLTVAVAA